In one window of Acidobacteriota bacterium DNA:
- a CDS encoding RNA methyltransferase: MKTQHQPDRAKMRELTSATNSLVKVFRRALAEGLTRDGWLCGEGPHFLEEALKVNSRAVVRSVLVSAEAANKHTELLARLPAESELAQIPDRLFHQIAGTRTPQGVAAIVELPVADLKTVATSRNAVLVIVCGLQDPGNIGTIIRSADALGASAVVTLAGTVNPFNPKSVRSCAGSIFRMPVFAGMKPADLFKQLRDPGVRILGTGPRGTKTLSSANLRGSIALLIGQEAAGLPEEISREADELLRIPVRGEADSLNAATATGIFLYEVARQRNFEYQP; this comes from the coding sequence CGCTGGTCAAAGTGTTTCGCCGCGCACTGGCAGAAGGCCTTACGCGTGACGGGTGGCTTTGCGGCGAAGGGCCGCACTTTCTGGAAGAGGCGCTCAAAGTCAATTCGCGGGCGGTGGTCCGCAGTGTTCTGGTTTCCGCCGAAGCGGCAAATAAGCACACAGAGTTGCTGGCCCGGCTTCCGGCAGAATCAGAGCTGGCGCAAATACCTGACCGGTTGTTTCATCAGATTGCCGGTACCCGGACTCCGCAGGGTGTCGCGGCGATTGTTGAATTGCCTGTGGCCGATTTGAAAACGGTGGCCACATCCCGGAATGCTGTTTTGGTCATCGTCTGTGGGCTCCAGGACCCAGGCAACATAGGGACCATCATCCGCAGCGCAGACGCTCTTGGGGCTTCAGCGGTTGTCACCCTGGCGGGGACGGTGAACCCGTTCAATCCCAAGTCGGTGCGGTCGTGCGCCGGCTCCATCTTCCGGATGCCTGTATTCGCTGGCATGAAGCCTGCGGACCTATTCAAGCAATTGAGGGACCCGGGAGTGCGCATTCTGGGCACGGGCCCCCGAGGCACGAAAACTCTTTCAAGCGCAAACCTGCGCGGTTCGATTGCCCTGCTCATAGGACAGGAAGCGGCGGGGCTGCCGGAGGAAATTTCACGCGAGGCGGATGAACTCCTCCGAATCCCTGTTCGCGGAGAAGCGGACTCGCTGAACGCCGCCACAGCCACGGGTATTTTTCTTTACGAAGTTGCGAGGCAACGAAATTTTGAATATCAGCCATGA